From the genome of Bdellovibrionota bacterium, one region includes:
- the tgt gene encoding tRNA guanosine(34) transglycosylase Tgt, whose amino-acid sequence MNVFEILTTDPSSSARRGRLSTPHGVIDTPVFMPVGTNATVKTLGAEDLEAMGSQIILSNAYHNTLRPGDERIGRLGGLHKFMNWNGAILTDSGGFQVFSLESLREITEEGVRFRSHVDGLEIFWTPEKVMEIQANLGSDIVMPLDECPALPAPAEKIREAAERTLRWLERSLKSPRTEAQALFGIVQGGIDPELRRWSARRTLSLECEGYAIGGLSVGEEKKAMLEMVAITAEELPKQKPRYLMGVGTPMDLIESVAHGIDMFDCVLPTRNARNGTLFVAPGTLAIKNAEFKEDERPIEDGCECLTCRRYSRAYLHHLFRANEILGLRLNTIHNLTFYLTWMKRIREALATGRFGELRREVLSFV is encoded by the coding sequence ATGAACGTTTTCGAAATTCTTACTACGGACCCTTCGTCCTCGGCGCGCCGCGGCCGTCTTTCGACTCCTCACGGCGTAATCGACACCCCCGTGTTCATGCCGGTGGGGACGAACGCCACGGTAAAAACTCTGGGTGCCGAAGATCTTGAGGCGATGGGATCGCAAATCATTTTGTCGAACGCCTACCACAATACCCTCCGACCGGGAGATGAAAGAATCGGTCGCTTGGGCGGCCTGCATAAGTTCATGAATTGGAACGGCGCTATTTTGACCGACAGCGGCGGCTTTCAGGTCTTCAGCCTCGAAAGTCTCCGGGAAATCACAGAAGAAGGAGTTCGCTTCCGCTCGCACGTCGACGGATTGGAAATCTTTTGGACACCCGAAAAGGTCATGGAGATCCAGGCTAACCTCGGCTCGGACATTGTTATGCCGTTGGATGAGTGCCCGGCGCTCCCCGCGCCGGCGGAGAAAATTCGGGAGGCCGCGGAACGGACGCTTCGATGGCTCGAACGTTCGCTGAAATCCCCCCGAACCGAGGCGCAAGCTCTCTTCGGGATCGTTCAGGGCGGGATCGATCCCGAACTTCGGCGTTGGAGCGCGCGCCGGACCCTTTCGTTGGAGTGCGAGGGCTATGCGATCGGCGGATTGAGCGTTGGAGAGGAAAAGAAGGCCATGCTGGAGATGGTTGCGATTACGGCGGAAGAACTTCCGAAACAAAAACCTCGCTACTTAATGGGTGTTGGAACGCCGATGGATTTGATCGAGTCCGTTGCGCATGGCATCGACATGTTCGATTGCGTTCTGCCTACCCGTAACGCTCGAAACGGGACCCTCTTTGTGGCGCCGGGAACATTGGCGATCAAGAATGCGGAATTCAAGGAGGACGAACGGCCGATTGAAGATGGATGCGAGTGCCTCACATGCCGGCGCTACTCCCGCGCCTATCTTCACCATCTCTTTCGGGCGAATGAGATTTTGGGCCTTCGGCTGAACACGATTCATAACCTTACGTTCTATCTCACCTGGATGAAGCGGATCCGCGAAGCGCTTGCCACAGGCCGCTTCGGCGAGCTTCGGCGGGAGGTTCTCTCTTTCGTTTGA
- the queA gene encoding tRNA preQ1(34) S-adenosylmethionine ribosyltransferase-isomerase QueA, translated as AGERTHSTFSEIDAWLRPGDLLVLNSARVDPARVRWTKPSGSEEEILFLRPIAGDENHSTWEAIVSGKRLAGKTPYSLPNGLSFTLLSRAEGGRATISLPKAIPALRAWMAEHGRPPLPPYIRRERSRRGLKEEFSEDVARYQTVFAEREGAVAAPTAGLHFSTDLLERLKNRGVEVSFLHLAVGWGTFEPLTREHFESGRLHSEWVEMPRDLVSRLQDARKEGRRIVAVGTTSVRALEWWAEQREPRELFGWCDLFLRPPWKPKVVNAVVTNFHLPQSSLMVLIAAFLGNGGVRRILELYAEAIAKKYRFFSYGDAMLIL; from the coding sequence GGCGGGCGAACGCACGCATTCCACCTTCTCTGAGATCGACGCCTGGTTGCGGCCCGGCGACCTCTTAGTTCTTAACAGCGCTCGAGTCGATCCGGCGCGCGTGCGGTGGACAAAACCGAGCGGATCGGAGGAAGAAATTCTTTTTCTCCGGCCGATTGCCGGCGACGAGAATCATTCGACGTGGGAAGCTATCGTTTCCGGAAAGCGGCTAGCCGGAAAAACTCCTTATTCTCTTCCCAACGGACTGAGCTTCACGTTGCTGTCGCGAGCAGAAGGAGGACGGGCGACGATTTCTCTGCCCAAGGCAATCCCCGCCCTACGGGCCTGGATGGCCGAACATGGAAGGCCTCCGCTTCCGCCGTACATTCGTCGCGAGCGGTCCAGGCGCGGATTGAAGGAAGAATTTTCCGAGGATGTCGCTCGGTATCAGACCGTCTTCGCCGAACGCGAGGGCGCCGTGGCGGCGCCGACGGCCGGCCTCCATTTTTCGACGGACCTGCTGGAACGTTTAAAGAACCGGGGAGTTGAGGTTTCTTTTCTCCATCTCGCCGTAGGATGGGGAACATTTGAGCCGCTCACGAGAGAACATTTCGAGAGCGGCCGGCTCCATTCCGAGTGGGTGGAAATGCCAAGAGACCTCGTGAGTCGGCTTCAGGACGCGCGAAAAGAGGGACGTCGGATCGTGGCGGTCGGCACAACCTCGGTACGGGCACTCGAATGGTGGGCCGAACAAAGGGAGCCGAGGGAATTGTTCGGCTGGTGCGACCTCTTTTTGCGCCCTCCCTGGAAGCCGAAGGTGGTGAACGCCGTGGTCACCAATTTTCACCTTCCGCAGTCCTCCCTCATGGTTTTGATTGCGGCTTTTCTGGGAAACGGAGGAGTTCGGCGAATTCTGGAACTCTACGCCGAAGCGATTGCGAAAAAATATCGGTTCTTCAGTTACGGCGACGCCATGCTGATTCTGTAA
- the yajC gene encoding preprotein translocase subunit YajC, whose translation MISEVYAMGSRPEGQPGQPSPGISQLLFPMVVVFAIFYFLILRPQKKKEGQLRKFLDDLKKGDEVVTQAGIYGRVANIEEKIVTLEVANNVKIRIAKSAIAGLQAAGGS comes from the coding sequence ATGATTTCAGAAGTTTACGCCATGGGTTCCCGTCCGGAAGGACAGCCGGGCCAGCCGAGCCCCGGCATTAGCCAATTGCTCTTTCCGATGGTGGTGGTATTCGCGATTTTCTATTTTCTGATTCTGCGCCCGCAGAAGAAAAAGGAAGGCCAGCTCCGGAAGTTTCTGGACGATCTCAAAAAGGGGGACGAGGTCGTCACACAGGCGGGAATTTACGGCCGTGTGGCGAATATCGAAGAAAAAATTGTCACGTTGGAAGTGGCGAACAATGTGAAAATTCGAATCGCCAAGAGCGCCATTGCCGGCCTTCAAGCCGCCGGCGGAAGCTGA